In a single window of the Diospyros lotus cultivar Yz01 chromosome 10, ASM1463336v1, whole genome shotgun sequence genome:
- the LOC127811771 gene encoding uncharacterized protein LOC127811771, whose product MAISPPICLPLSSSSVAAVDEFLQRQQEVLQILWRELASAQHRMKQFADCRRSEWEFSVGDLVYLPLRHAHQRALTNSPISKFSPKLFGPFQIVAKFGPIAYQLPPCSHIHPVFHVSLLKKSVGTQQVSSILPNFGSESLPRPEPVLRLDKRVIY is encoded by the coding sequence ATGGCTATAAGCCCTCCTATTTGCCTGCCACTGTCCTCATCGTCAGTAGCTGCGGTTGATGAATTCCTACAGCGGCAGCAGGAGGTGCTGCAGATCCTTTGGAGGGAGTTGGCTTCCGCCCAGCATAGGATGAAGCAATTTGCTGATTGCCGACGCAGTGAGTGGGAGTTTTCTGTTGGAGATTTGGTTTATTTGCCATTACGGCATGCTCACCAGCGAGCCCTCACTAATAGTCCAATATCCAAGTTTAGCCCTAAGTTATTTGGACCTTTTCAGATTGTGGCTAAGTTCGGACCCATTGCCTATCAGTTACCACCTTGTTCTCATATTCATCCTGTTTTTCATGTATCGTTGCTTAAGAAATCGGTTGGCACACAGCAGGTTTCTTCTATTTTGCCCAACTTTGGTTCTGAATCTCTTCCTCGGCCAGAACCAGTCTTGAGACTAGATAAGAGGGTGATCTACTAG